A part of Candidatus Saccharibacteria bacterium genomic DNA contains:
- a CDS encoding ABC transporter permease, with protein MKRYIQGVVGLFVAYQRRFYRDKTAMFFTFLFPLIFLFVFGSIFNNNDISFRVALINRSQNQFATDFVAKIKKDSSFKVSESITTFDDAKLRMSRGEIDTIIELPESFGAINPQQVPAGALKVYYQQGSEQSGQTVAAVMQQVLDGINRQLGRPDPALSVERVSTGAKGASSFDYTFSGLLGFTILSMGIFGLANSMPQEKQKGAFRRLRASPFRTSQLISANALHYLVVGVLSVALMVIIGVTVFHFQLRGSWLVFAVYTLVSVATMLGFGLLIGGWAKNENQSAPLSNLVSFPMMFLSGTFFPRFLFPEWLQGVTAYLPLTPVIEGLRRIMTEHATLIDVLPQFGLIVLWGIVIYFLAIRLFRWE; from the coding sequence ATGAAACGATACATACAAGGAGTAGTTGGCCTTTTCGTAGCGTATCAGCGCCGCTTTTATCGCGACAAGACTGCTATGTTCTTCACTTTTCTATTCCCATTGATTTTTCTGTTTGTGTTTGGCTCAATTTTCAACAACAACGATATCAGCTTTCGGGTAGCATTGATAAACCGTTCGCAGAATCAGTTTGCAACTGACTTTGTTGCCAAGATTAAAAAAGACAGCAGCTTCAAGGTCAGCGAAAGCATCACGACATTCGATGATGCTAAGCTTCGGATGAGTCGGGGCGAGATTGATACTATCATTGAGCTACCAGAATCTTTTGGTGCCATTAATCCTCAACAAGTGCCAGCGGGTGCATTGAAGGTCTATTATCAGCAGGGCAGCGAGCAATCGGGTCAAACAGTTGCCGCGGTGATGCAGCAGGTGCTCGACGGCATTAATCGGCAGCTTGGTCGTCCCGACCCGGCGCTCAGTGTTGAACGGGTATCGACAGGCGCCAAGGGTGCCAGTAGTTTCGACTATACCTTTTCGGGCTTACTCGGATTTACCATCTTAAGTATGGGTATTTTTGGGCTTGCAAACTCGATGCCACAAGAAAAGCAAAAAGGTGCGTTTCGACGGCTGCGTGCTTCGCCATTTCGCACCAGCCAGCTCATCAGTGCAAATGCATTGCACTACTTGGTGGTTGGCGTGCTGAGTGTTGCGCTTATGGTGATCATCGGTGTGACAGTGTTTCACTTCCAACTTCGCGGTAGTTGGCTGGTCTTTGCGGTATATACACTCGTGTCGGTTGCCACGATGCTTGGTTTTGGGTTGCTGATTGGTGGTTGGGCCAAGAACGAAAATCAGTCGGCGCCGTTATCGAACCTCGTGTCGTTTCCTATGATGTTTCTCTCGGGTACATTTTTCCCACGCTTCTTGTTCCCGGAGTGGCTACAGGGCGTGACCGCCTACCTACCGCTCACCCCAGTCATAGAGGGTTTGCGACGGATTATGACCGAGCATGCCACGTTGATTGATGTATTACCTCAGTTTGGGCTGATAGTGCTCTGGGGTATTGTAATCTACTTCTTGGCGATTCGACTGTTCCGCTGGGAATAA
- a CDS encoding ABC transporter ATP-binding protein — protein sequence MSTIINVKNLTKCYDDKPVVDGISFEVKKGEIFGILGPNGAGKTTTLEMMEALRPIDQGSVTIAGIDVASRPAEIKEIVGIQLQSTSFLDKLTLREQLRMFDSLYGTEANPDELLADVQLSDKAKSYVEQLSGGQQQRFSIAAALINQPKVLFLDEPTTGLDPQARRNLWELIQGIKKRGITVVLTTHYMEEAELLCDRLAIMDEGKIITIDTPKNLIKQLLRRGFTKPQTVQQANLEDVFIDLTGRAIRD from the coding sequence ATGAGTACTATCATTAACGTCAAAAACTTGACCAAGTGTTACGACGATAAGCCCGTCGTCGACGGAATCAGCTTCGAGGTCAAAAAGGGTGAAATATTCGGTATTCTCGGCCCTAACGGCGCAGGCAAGACAACCACGCTTGAAATGATGGAAGCCTTGCGACCAATCGACCAAGGCAGTGTAACGATTGCCGGCATTGATGTCGCGTCGCGACCAGCTGAAATCAAGGAAATTGTCGGCATTCAGTTACAATCGACCAGCTTTCTCGATAAGTTGACACTACGTGAGCAGCTACGGATGTTTGACAGTCTGTATGGTACCGAAGCCAACCCAGATGAGTTACTGGCCGATGTTCAGCTAAGTGATAAAGCCAAAAGTTACGTCGAACAGCTCTCTGGTGGTCAGCAACAGCGCTTTAGTATCGCTGCGGCGCTTATTAATCAGCCGAAGGTATTATTTCTTGACGAGCCCACCACTGGGCTTGATCCGCAGGCCCGTCGCAATCTTTGGGAACTAATTCAGGGGATCAAGAAGCGAGGAATTACGGTGGTGTTAACCACACACTATATGGAAGAGGCAGAACTGCTGTGTGACCGACTGGCAATTATGGATGAAGGTAAAATCATCACCATCGACACACCAAAAAATCTCATCAAACAGCTGCTGAGGCGCGGATTTACCAAGCCGCAAACGGTACAGCAGGCGAATTTGGAAGACGTGTTTATTGATCTGACAGGAAGGGCGATTCGAGACTAA
- a CDS encoding prepilin-type N-terminal cleavage/methylation domain-containing protein: protein MKRGHTTQPAFTIIELLIVIIIIAILAAITIVAFNGVQRRANTSSAQSSANSFAKKAHLYATEQGSYPAVSTTLTGAGAAGLSYYLTGVTVSGTAITTTAPATPSTHNYYRCGTAAAAAATSLATVTVVTGAQIRYYDYTNSNFATVNVGGTSGNSSAGYNITCYLST, encoded by the coding sequence ATGAAACGTGGGCATACTACTCAACCAGCTTTCACTATTATCGAACTCCTCATCGTCATTATTATCATCGCTATTCTGGCGGCTATCACTATCGTGGCATTCAACGGTGTTCAGCGACGCGCTAATACATCGAGTGCCCAGAGCTCTGCCAATAGCTTTGCCAAAAAAGCGCACCTCTATGCAACTGAGCAAGGCAGTTATCCTGCTGTCTCAACCACACTCACCGGTGCTGGTGCCGCTGGACTTTCCTATTATCTTACTGGTGTTACTGTATCGGGAACGGCCATTACTACCACCGCCCCGGCAACTCCTTCTACGCATAATTACTACCGGTGCGGGACCGCTGCAGCTGCAGCCGCGACAAGCCTTGCGACTGTCACTGTTGTAACCGGTGCGCAAATACGCTACTACGACTACACAAACTCAAACTTTGCCACGGTTAATGTCGGTGGCACATCGGGCAACAGCTCTGCCGGCTACAACATCACTTGTTATCTATCGACCTAA